In Phaseolus vulgaris cultivar G19833 chromosome 10, P. vulgaris v2.0, whole genome shotgun sequence, a single genomic region encodes these proteins:
- the LOC137819280 gene encoding CRS2-associated factor 1, mitochondrial isoform X1, whose translation MSILTRVTRQNSSTATFLTRHLSSAASKLHASYTFKPPSSLTPEPQCANSPPIKPNQRKPKPKYRPPSSLDPAGYKRVRSNDLPFDFRFSYTESSAKVRPIGLREPKYSPFGPGRLDRKWTGVCAPAVDPTVESLEAAEDPKLEEKRKMKREMIQGKPLTSDERKALVSQFERSKTNRHVNLGRDGLTHNMLNVIQNHWKFAEAVRIKCMGVPTMDMKNICTQLEDKTFGKVIFRHGGTLILYRGRNYNPKKRSIVPTMLWKPHEPVYPRLIKKTIDGLSINETKEMRKRGLALPALTKLAKNGYYAFLVPMVRDAFLSCELVRIDCEGLERKDYKKIGCKLRDMVPCIPVTFENEQVVVWRGKDYKPPKDGYFLKDRESFDDDNGDLNVGEEQQAM comes from the exons ATGTCTATCCTCACTCGTGTTACCCGCCAAAATTCCTCCACCGCCACCTTCCTCACGCGCCACCTCTCCTCCGCCGCTTCCAAACTCCACGCTTCGTACACTTTCAAACCACCGTCGTCTCTCACTCCCGAGCCACAATGCGCCAATTCCCCTCCCATCAAGCCCAACCAAAGAAAACCCAAGCCCAAGTACCGGCCTCCTTCCTCTCTCGACCCGGCCGGCTACAAGCGGGTTCGTTCCAATGACCTGCCCTTCGATTTCCGGTTCAGCTACACGGAGAGCAGCGCGAAGGTGCGGCCCATTGGGCTCAGGGAGCCCAAGTACTCGCCCTTTGGGCCGGGCCGGCTCGACCGGAAGTGGACTGGTGTGTGTGCGCCAGCGGTGGACCCCACGGTGGAGAGTTTGGAGGCTGCGGAGGATCCTAAGTTGGAGGagaagaggaagatgaagagAGAGATGATTCAAGGAAAACCCCTTACCAGTGACGAGAGAAAGGCATTGGTATCGCAATTTGAGAGAAGCAAAACTAATAGGCATGTCAATCTCG GAAGGGATGGTTTAACTCACAACATGTTGAATGTTATTCAAAATCATTGGAAGTTTGCTGAAGCAGTTAGAATCAAATGCATGGGTGTTCCAACTATGGACATGAAAAATATTTGCACCCAGCTTGAG GACAAAACATTTGGGAAGGTCATCTTCAGACATGGAGGTACACTTATATTATACAGAGGCAGGAATTATAATCCTAAAAAGAGATCTATTGTTCCTACGATGTTGTGGAAGCCCCATGAACCTGTATATCCCAGACTGATTAAGAAAACAATCGATGGCTTAAGTATTAATGAAACAAAAGAAATGCGGAAGAGGGGACTAGCTCTTCCTGCTTTAACTAAGCTTG CAAAAAATGGTTATTATGCTTTTTTGGTACCGATGGTCAGAGATGCTTTCCTCTCCTGTGAATTGGTTCGGATAGACTGTGAGGGGCTtgaaaggaaagattacaaGAAAATAGGCTGCAAACTCAGG GACATGGTCCCCTGTATTCCGGTGACGTTTGAGAATGAACAGGTTGTGGTTTGGAGGGGGAAGGATTATAAGCCTCCAAAGGATGGATACTTTCTTAAAGATAGAGAATCATTTGACGACGACAATGGTGATTTGAATGTGGGAGAAGAGCAACAGGCTATGTAA
- the LOC137819280 gene encoding CRS2-associated factor 1, mitochondrial isoform X2: MSILTRVTRQNSSTATFLTRHLSSAASKLHASYTFKPPSSLTPEPQCANSPPIKPNQRKPKPKYRPPSSLDPAGYKRVRSNDLPFDFRFSYTESSAKVRPIGLREPKYSPFGPGRLDRKWTGVCAPAVDPTVESLEAAEDPKLEEKRKMKREMIQGKPLTSDERKALVSQFERSKTNRHVNLGRDGLTHNMLNVIQNHWKFAEAVRIKCMGVPTMDMKNICTQLEDKTFGKVIFRHGAKNGYYAFLVPMVRDAFLSCELVRIDCEGLERKDYKKIGCKLRDMVPCIPVTFENEQVVVWRGKDYKPPKDGYFLKDRESFDDDNGDLNVGEEQQAM, translated from the exons ATGTCTATCCTCACTCGTGTTACCCGCCAAAATTCCTCCACCGCCACCTTCCTCACGCGCCACCTCTCCTCCGCCGCTTCCAAACTCCACGCTTCGTACACTTTCAAACCACCGTCGTCTCTCACTCCCGAGCCACAATGCGCCAATTCCCCTCCCATCAAGCCCAACCAAAGAAAACCCAAGCCCAAGTACCGGCCTCCTTCCTCTCTCGACCCGGCCGGCTACAAGCGGGTTCGTTCCAATGACCTGCCCTTCGATTTCCGGTTCAGCTACACGGAGAGCAGCGCGAAGGTGCGGCCCATTGGGCTCAGGGAGCCCAAGTACTCGCCCTTTGGGCCGGGCCGGCTCGACCGGAAGTGGACTGGTGTGTGTGCGCCAGCGGTGGACCCCACGGTGGAGAGTTTGGAGGCTGCGGAGGATCCTAAGTTGGAGGagaagaggaagatgaagagAGAGATGATTCAAGGAAAACCCCTTACCAGTGACGAGAGAAAGGCATTGGTATCGCAATTTGAGAGAAGCAAAACTAATAGGCATGTCAATCTCG GAAGGGATGGTTTAACTCACAACATGTTGAATGTTATTCAAAATCATTGGAAGTTTGCTGAAGCAGTTAGAATCAAATGCATGGGTGTTCCAACTATGGACATGAAAAATATTTGCACCCAGCTTGAG GACAAAACATTTGGGAAGGTCATCTTCAGACATGGAG CAAAAAATGGTTATTATGCTTTTTTGGTACCGATGGTCAGAGATGCTTTCCTCTCCTGTGAATTGGTTCGGATAGACTGTGAGGGGCTtgaaaggaaagattacaaGAAAATAGGCTGCAAACTCAGG GACATGGTCCCCTGTATTCCGGTGACGTTTGAGAATGAACAGGTTGTGGTTTGGAGGGGGAAGGATTATAAGCCTCCAAAGGATGGATACTTTCTTAAAGATAGAGAATCATTTGACGACGACAATGGTGATTTGAATGTGGGAGAAGAGCAACAGGCTATGTAA